From Mytilus edulis chromosome 8, xbMytEdul2.2, whole genome shotgun sequence, one genomic window encodes:
- the LOC139484287 gene encoding uncharacterized protein, with amino-acid sequence MINEVKADVNVLNVKYETSHKELKSLRNDFTELERGVQGMDAQIQFIENDKLEKQKIELQKQIDDLKEQAVLLEKHDRKYNILIYGIDDTKKDENVYAITRKLFSEDMHIDERKANDIPIANAHRVPTHGKGPKPIIVRFLHFGDKQLIMSNAHNLKGKKIRILDDLPISMKEERYLLSHNAYKIRKRDKLQTRIRAKGAHMTLETRKNSSEEWSTWG; translated from the coding sequence ATGATAAACGAGGTGAAGGCAGATGTAAATGTGCTCAATGTTAAGTACGAAACCTCCCACAAAGAGCTTAAATCTCTTCGTAATGATTTCACAGAGCTCGAAAGAGGTGTTCAAGGTATGGATGCACAGATTCAATTCATAGAGAATGATaaacttgaaaaacaaaaaatagagtTACAAAAGCAAATTGATGACCTTAAAGAGCAAGCTGTTTTACTAGAAAAACATGATAGGAAGTATAACATACTGATATACGGTATAGATGACACTAAAAAAGATGAGAATGTGTATGCTATAACAAGAAAACTCTTCAGTGAAGACATGCATATTGACGAAAGAAAAGCTAATGATATACCCATCGCAAATGCACATAGAGTCCCTACACATGGGAAAGGTCCAAAGcctatcatagttcgtttcttgCATTTTGGGGATAAGCAACTTATCATGTCCAACGCACACaacttaaaagggaaaaaaatacgCATTCTTGATGATCTGCCAATTTCAATGAAGGAGGAGAGATATTTACTTTCGCACAATgcatacaaaataagaaaaaggGACAAATTACAAACAAGAATTCGAGCAAAGGGGGCCCACATGACATTAGAGACTCGTAAAAATAGTTCAGAAGAATGGTCTACATGGGGATAA